One genomic window of Devosia salina includes the following:
- a CDS encoding aldo/keto reductase, whose protein sequence is MKKRTLGQGLEVSAIGLGCMGMSAAFGAPMDRSEAIALIRAAFDCGMTFFDTAEVYGPYANEELVGEALRPMRDKVVIATKFGFDIEGSGGFARKPVSRPDHIRTVIEGSLKRLQTDYIDLYYQHRVDPDTPVEDVAGTIKDLIAAGKVRHFGMSEAGAQSIRRAHAVQPVSALQSEYSLWYREPEKDIIPLLEELGIGFVPFAPLGKGFLTGTVSADQTFGADDFRSKQPRFAEENRRANQVFVDIINSVAKSKQVTAAQVTLSWLLAQKPWIAPIPGTTKLHRVEENIGAADIELGDDDLNAIETALAGVQMRGDRYPPENKAMAGR, encoded by the coding sequence ATCGGCCTGGGCTGCATGGGCATGAGCGCCGCCTTTGGCGCCCCGATGGATCGCAGCGAGGCTATAGCGCTGATCCGGGCCGCCTTCGACTGCGGGATGACCTTTTTCGACACTGCGGAAGTCTATGGCCCCTATGCCAATGAGGAACTTGTCGGCGAGGCGCTCCGCCCCATGCGTGACAAGGTGGTGATAGCGACCAAGTTCGGCTTTGACATCGAAGGCAGTGGCGGCTTTGCCCGCAAGCCGGTCAGCAGACCCGATCATATTCGCACGGTGATCGAAGGCTCGCTCAAGCGTCTCCAGACGGACTATATCGACCTCTACTATCAGCATCGCGTCGATCCTGACACGCCGGTGGAAGACGTTGCCGGCACAATCAAGGACCTGATCGCGGCGGGCAAGGTTCGTCATTTCGGCATGTCGGAAGCCGGTGCCCAGTCCATCCGGCGCGCCCATGCGGTGCAGCCGGTGAGCGCGCTGCAGAGCGAATATTCCCTGTGGTACCGCGAACCCGAGAAGGACATCATTCCCCTGCTCGAAGAGCTTGGGATTGGCTTCGTCCCCTTCGCGCCCCTGGGCAAGGGCTTCCTGACCGGCACCGTCTCTGCCGACCAGACGTTCGGCGCCGACGATTTCAGGAGCAAGCAGCCGCGCTTCGCCGAGGAAAACCGCCGGGCCAACCAGGTCTTTGTCGACATCATCAATTCCGTTGCCAAAAGCAAGCAGGTGACCGCTGCGCAGGTTACTCTGTCCTGGCTGCTTGCGCAGAAGCCCTGGATCGCACCCATTCCCGGCACCACCAAGCTGCACCGGGTGGAAGAGAATATCGGCGCCGCCGACATCGAACTGGGCGACGATGACCTTAACGCCATCGAGACAGCACTCGCCGGCGTCCAAATGCGGGGCGACCGTTATCCGCCCGAAAATAAGGCAATGGCCGGCCGCTAA